A part of Pararoseomonas sp. SCSIO 73927 genomic DNA contains:
- a CDS encoding tripartite tricarboxylate transporter substrate binding protein produces the protein MREDRPVGRRTALRAITAAALAGAARPAAAQAFPARPIRLIVTFPPGGSSDVIGRILAPRIEARLGQPLVIDNRPGAGGNIGMDIVAKAAPDGHTLGIGAAGALSVNPSLYPNMPYDTLRDLAPVTMLAGIPFVLVANPRLGVRTLPELVVVAKSRPGALTVAHGGNGTAMHLSAELFNQMAGLRIEPIPFRGSAPAMTAAVSGDTDLAVVDLASVSGLAAGGQLVVLGVTTPERVSSMRQAPTLAEAGLPGYESVGWFGLVAPARTPAPVVEALNAAFTATLREPEIRARLESVGTVAQPGTAEEFAAFIRAETGKWAGVIRAIGTKVE, from the coding sequence ATGAGAGAGGATCGCCCCGTCGGGCGTCGCACGGCCCTGCGCGCCATCACCGCGGCGGCCCTGGCCGGCGCCGCCCGGCCCGCCGCCGCGCAGGCCTTCCCTGCCCGGCCCATCCGGCTGATCGTCACCTTTCCGCCGGGCGGCAGCAGCGACGTCATCGGCCGCATCCTGGCCCCCCGGATCGAGGCCCGCCTCGGCCAGCCCCTGGTGATCGACAACCGTCCCGGCGCCGGCGGCAACATCGGCATGGACATCGTCGCGAAGGCGGCGCCGGACGGCCATACCCTCGGCATCGGGGCCGCCGGTGCCCTCTCGGTGAACCCCAGCCTCTACCCCAACATGCCCTACGACACGCTGCGGGACCTCGCGCCCGTCACCATGCTCGCGGGGATACCTTTCGTCCTCGTCGCCAACCCTAGGCTCGGCGTCAGGACCTTGCCGGAGCTGGTCGTCGTGGCGAAGTCCAGGCCCGGCGCGCTCACCGTCGCCCATGGCGGCAACGGCACGGCCATGCACCTCTCGGCGGAGCTGTTCAACCAGATGGCGGGGCTGCGGATCGAGCCCATTCCCTTCCGCGGCAGCGCCCCGGCGATGACGGCGGCCGTGTCGGGGGACACGGACCTCGCCGTGGTGGACCTCGCCTCGGTGAGCGGCCTCGCCGCCGGCGGGCAGCTCGTCGTTCTCGGCGTCACCACGCCCGAGCGCGTTTCCTCCATGCGGCAGGCGCCCACCCTCGCGGAGGCGGGGCTACCCGGCTACGAATCGGTCGGCTGGTTCGGCCTCGTTGCCCCCGCGCGCACGCCGGCCCCGGTCGTGGAGGCGCTGAACGCCGCCTTCACGGCCACCCTGCGGGAGCCGGAGATCCGCGCGCGTCTGGAATCCGTCGGCACCGTCGCCCAGCCCGGCACGGCGGAGGAGTTCGCCGCCTTCATCCGCGCCGAGACGGGGAAATGGGCCGGCGTGATCCGCGCCATCGGCACGAAGGTGGAGTAG
- a CDS encoding DNA topoisomerase IB, with the protein MTSTDKKPIGKTPADSAPEEGSIVEPREAARAAGLRYVSDTRPGITRRPKGDGFAYFDASGDPVTEEAVLERIRSLAIPPAYTDVWICPHANGHIQATGRDAKGRKQYRYHPRWRETRDATKYEHMEEFAAALPALRARVAADLARKELCREKVLATVVRLLETTLIRVGNDDYAKENGSFGLTTLRNKHVKVEGRTMRFAFKGKSGKTWKLGVEDRRIARVVKACQELPGQELFAWPAEDGTMHDVSSGDVNDYLREVTGRDITAKDFRTWSGTVMAALALREFEAFDSQTAAKKNVRAAIENVAARLGNTPTVCRKCYVHPDVIEGYMAGQLVLEMAERAEQELREELEQLRPEEAAVLALLARLKAGKAAAPPAKIKAKAMRAAGKAATRGKKAVETVAAAA; encoded by the coding sequence ATGACCAGCACCGATAAGAAGCCCATCGGCAAGACCCCCGCCGACAGTGCCCCCGAGGAGGGCTCCATTGTCGAACCGCGCGAGGCGGCGCGGGCGGCGGGGCTGCGATACGTCTCGGATACGCGGCCGGGAATCACGCGCCGTCCGAAGGGTGACGGCTTCGCCTACTTCGATGCCTCGGGCGATCCCGTGACGGAAGAGGCGGTGCTGGAGCGCATCCGCTCCCTCGCCATACCCCCGGCCTATACCGATGTCTGGATCTGCCCGCACGCGAACGGCCACATCCAGGCCACGGGGCGGGACGCCAAGGGGCGCAAGCAGTACCGCTACCATCCGCGCTGGCGGGAGACGCGGGACGCGACGAAGTACGAGCACATGGAGGAGTTCGCCGCCGCCCTGCCCGCGCTGCGCGCCCGGGTGGCGGCCGACCTGGCCCGGAAGGAGCTGTGCCGGGAGAAGGTGCTGGCGACCGTGGTGCGGCTGCTGGAGACGACCCTGATCCGCGTCGGCAACGACGACTACGCGAAGGAGAACGGGTCCTTCGGCCTCACCACCCTACGGAACAAGCACGTGAAGGTGGAGGGCCGGACGATGCGCTTCGCCTTCAAGGGCAAGAGCGGAAAGACCTGGAAACTCGGGGTGGAAGACCGGCGCATCGCCCGCGTGGTCAAGGCCTGCCAGGAGCTGCCGGGGCAGGAGCTCTTCGCCTGGCCCGCCGAGGACGGGACGATGCACGACGTCTCCTCCGGCGACGTGAACGACTATCTTCGCGAGGTGACCGGGCGGGACATCACCGCGAAGGATTTCCGGACCTGGTCCGGCACAGTGATGGCCGCGCTGGCGCTGCGCGAGTTCGAGGCCTTCGACAGCCAGACGGCGGCGAAGAAGAACGTGCGCGCGGCGATCGAGAACGTCGCGGCGCGGCTGGGCAACACGCCGACCGTCTGCCGCAAGTGCTACGTCCACCCCGACGTGATCGAGGGCTACATGGCCGGCCAGCTCGTGCTGGAGATGGCGGAGCGGGCGGAACAGGAGCTGCGGGAGGAGCTGGAGCAACTGCGGCCGGAAGAGGCGGCCGTGCTGGCCCTGCTGGCGCGGCTGAAGGCCGGGAAGGCCGCCGCCCCGCCCGCGAAGATCAAGGCAAAGGCGATGCGCGCCGCCGGGAAGGCGGCGACCCGGGGCAAGAAGGCGGTGGAGACCGTGGCGGCCGCCGCCTGA
- a CDS encoding alpha/beta fold hydrolase, which yields MSRTPLLLLPGLLCDARLWRDQIAGLEDVAAPVVADLTLDEDLGAMASRALAAMDAAGAVRFALAGLSMGGYAAFEVMRQAPGRVERLALLDTSARPDTPEQARQRRGLMSMTRSGQFRGVTPRLIPRLLHEANQEGPLAEEVIAMAGRVGKEAFLRQQEAILGRPDSRPGLAAIAVPTLVAVGEADVLTPPELAREMAGGIPGARLEVIPGCAHLPPMERPGEVTALLRGWLD from the coding sequence ATGAGCCGCACGCCCCTCCTTCTCCTCCCCGGCCTGCTCTGCGACGCGCGACTCTGGCGGGACCAGATCGCGGGGCTGGAGGATGTGGCGGCGCCGGTGGTGGCCGATCTGACGCTGGACGAGGATCTGGGGGCGATGGCCTCGCGGGCCTTGGCAGCGATGGACGCGGCGGGAGCGGTGCGCTTCGCCCTGGCCGGGCTCTCCATGGGCGGCTACGCGGCCTTCGAGGTGATGCGGCAGGCGCCTGGGCGGGTGGAGCGGCTGGCGCTGCTCGACACATCCGCCCGGCCGGACACGCCGGAGCAGGCACGGCAGAGGCGGGGGCTGATGTCGATGACGCGGTCCGGCCAGTTCCGGGGCGTGACGCCGCGGCTGATCCCCCGCCTGCTTCACGAGGCGAACCAGGAGGGTCCGCTGGCCGAGGAGGTGATCGCCATGGCCGGGCGGGTGGGGAAGGAGGCCTTCCTGCGTCAGCAGGAGGCCATTCTCGGGCGGCCGGACTCACGGCCGGGGCTGGCGGCGATCGCCGTGCCCACCCTCGTCGCGGTTGGGGAGGCCGATGTGCTGACCCCGCCGGAGCTGGCGCGGGAGATGGCCGGGGGCATCCCCGGCGCGCGGCTGGAGGTAATCCCGGGCTGCGCGCACCTGCCGCCGATGGAACGGCCGGGGGAGGTGACCGCGCTGCTGCGGGGTTGGCTGGACTGA
- a CDS encoding DEAD/DEAH box helicase, giving the protein MSDHDQPRPADTSSPDERPETVREDLPGNMSANPPDAGATGSIQGAADGDPVGEGESPGFAARPAAFEVADPLLATAEPSAEADDVSDAGATGPDDESDPGETGPDGGEIGAEDDSDESSADDDEEDDEDDEDEEEQEAEPRATFADLGLSDPILKAVAETGYVHPTPIQEAAIPVVLMGRDVLGCAQTGTGKTASFVLPMMDILAGSRAKARMPRSLILEPTRELALQVAENFVKYGKYLNLNHALLIGGESMDEQKAVLEKGVDVLIATPGRLLDLFDRGRILLADCKVLVIDEADRMLDMGFIPDVERIVSMLPKLRQTLFFSATMAPEIKRLADAFLQNPREISVSAPASVATTITAGLFWVGERDKREALRRLIKREQVQNALIFCNRKVEVDVLFKSLKKHGFSVGALHGDLAQSVRFATLEKFKNNELQLLVCSDVAARGIDIGGLSHVFNFDVPFHAEDYVHRIGRTGRAGREGHAYTLATADEAKAVAAVETLTGRPIPPMTIEGLDPVDPEDIQAALKATGRGRGRGRGGEGRGGRDSGRGERGRGDTRRERGGEAREGGRREAHARKDEGRRDEPRRDEKRQDEKRQDERRRDEPRREERGGRETRGADRVLDEVNRDAARESGRDWSRDDRSRDDRARGEDRPRRDDRPRDDRYREGGRRDRDDRRFRQDDLGPAVVGFGDAVPAFMLIPLPRPRRVRDDEAEAA; this is encoded by the coding sequence TTGAGCGATCACGACCAGCCCCGCCCCGCCGACACCAGCTCTCCTGACGAGCGCCCGGAGACCGTGCGCGAGGATCTGCCCGGGAACATGTCGGCGAATCCCCCCGACGCGGGCGCCACCGGCAGCATCCAGGGAGCTGCGGACGGCGACCCTGTCGGCGAGGGCGAGTCCCCGGGCTTCGCCGCACGCCCCGCCGCCTTCGAGGTGGCCGATCCGCTGCTGGCCACCGCGGAGCCTTCCGCCGAGGCCGACGATGTTTCCGACGCGGGCGCAACCGGCCCCGACGACGAGTCCGATCCTGGCGAGACCGGCCCCGATGGCGGCGAGATCGGCGCGGAGGACGACTCCGACGAGTCCTCTGCGGATGATGACGAGGAGGATGATGAGGACGACGAGGATGAGGAGGAGCAGGAAGCCGAGCCCCGCGCCACCTTCGCCGACCTCGGCCTTTCGGATCCCATCCTGAAGGCGGTGGCGGAGACGGGCTACGTCCACCCCACCCCGATCCAGGAAGCCGCCATCCCCGTGGTGCTGATGGGGCGCGACGTCCTGGGCTGCGCCCAGACCGGCACGGGCAAAACCGCCAGCTTCGTCCTGCCGATGATGGACATCCTGGCCGGCTCCCGCGCCAAGGCCCGCATGCCGCGCAGCCTGATCCTGGAGCCGACCCGCGAGCTGGCGCTTCAGGTGGCCGAGAACTTCGTGAAGTACGGCAAGTACCTGAACCTCAACCACGCGCTGCTGATCGGCGGCGAGAGCATGGATGAGCAGAAGGCCGTGCTTGAGAAGGGCGTGGACGTCCTCATCGCCACTCCCGGCCGCCTGCTGGACCTGTTTGACCGCGGGCGCATCCTGCTGGCGGACTGCAAGGTGCTGGTGATCGACGAGGCTGACCGGATGCTGGACATGGGGTTCATCCCCGATGTCGAGCGCATCGTCTCCATGCTGCCGAAGCTGCGGCAGACCTTGTTCTTCTCCGCGACCATGGCGCCGGAGATCAAGCGCCTGGCCGACGCCTTCCTGCAGAACCCGCGCGAGATCAGCGTCTCCGCCCCCGCCTCGGTCGCCACCACCATCACGGCCGGCCTGTTCTGGGTGGGGGAGCGCGACAAGCGGGAGGCCCTGCGCCGACTCATCAAGCGGGAGCAGGTTCAGAACGCCCTGATCTTCTGCAACCGCAAGGTCGAGGTGGACGTCCTCTTCAAGAGCCTGAAGAAGCACGGCTTCAGCGTGGGGGCCCTGCACGGCGACCTCGCCCAGTCCGTCCGCTTCGCCACGCTCGAGAAGTTCAAGAACAACGAGTTGCAGCTCCTCGTCTGCTCGGACGTGGCGGCGCGCGGCATCGACATTGGCGGCCTCTCCCACGTCTTCAACTTCGACGTGCCCTTCCACGCTGAGGACTACGTCCACCGCATCGGCCGCACCGGCCGCGCGGGGCGGGAGGGCCATGCCTATACCCTGGCCACCGCGGACGAGGCCAAGGCCGTGGCCGCGGTGGAGACCCTGACGGGCCGCCCCATCCCGCCCATGACCATCGAGGGGCTGGACCCGGTGGACCCCGAGGACATCCAGGCCGCGCTGAAGGCGACCGGCCGCGGGCGCGGCCGGGGTCGTGGCGGCGAGGGCCGGGGTGGCCGTGATTCGGGTCGGGGTGAGCGCGGCCGCGGCGATACCAGGCGCGAGCGCGGCGGCGAGGCCCGCGAGGGCGGCCGCCGCGAGGCCCATGCCCGCAAGGACGAGGGCCGGCGCGACGAACCCCGCCGGGACGAGAAGCGCCAGGATGAGAAGCGCCAGGATGAGAGGCGCCGGGACGAGCCCCGCCGCGAGGAGCGCGGCGGCCGTGAGACCCGCGGCGCCGACCGCGTGCTGGACGAGGTGAACCGCGACGCCGCGCGAGAGAGCGGCCGCGACTGGAGCCGCGACGACCGCTCTCGTGATGACCGGGCCCGCGGCGAGGACCGCCCCCGCCGGGACGACCGCCCGCGCGACGACCGCTATCGCGAAGGCGGCCGCCGCGATCGCGACGACCGCCGCTTCCGCCAGGACGATCTCGGCCCCGCCGTGGTCGGCTTCGGCGACGCCGTGCCCGCCTTCATGCTGATCCCCCTGCCCCGGCCGCGCCGGGTGCGGGACGACGAGGCCGAGGCGGCCTGA
- a CDS encoding acyl-CoA dehydrogenase, whose product MNVVTQVLPEAPQARVPQKMGSFVWEDPLLLEEQLTEDERMIRDAARDFCQSKLLPRVIEATRREHFDREIMNEFGEMGFLGATLDSHGCAGVGYVSYGLISREVERVDSGYRSAFSVQSSLVMYPIHAFGSEEQKDKYLPKLRTGEFVGCFGLTEPDAGSDPNSMRTRAKKVDGGYLVSGSKTWISNSPIADVFVVWAKDDEGVLRGFILEKGMKGLTAPKIEGKLSLRASVTGMIMMDEVFVPEENRLPGVKSLAGPFSCLNRARYGISWGVLGAAEDCWMRAREYTLGRKMFGKPLAQTQLIQKKLADMQTEIALGLQGVLRLGRLFDEHKAAPEMISMMKRNNCGKALDIARVSRDMHGGNGIVDEYHVIRHVMNLETVNTYEGTHDVHALILGRAQTGLNAFG is encoded by the coding sequence ATGAACGTCGTCACCCAGGTGTTGCCGGAGGCCCCGCAGGCCCGCGTTCCGCAGAAGATGGGCAGCTTCGTGTGGGAGGACCCGCTACTGCTCGAGGAGCAGCTGACGGAGGACGAGCGCATGATCCGCGACGCGGCGCGCGACTTCTGCCAGTCCAAGCTGCTGCCCCGCGTGATCGAGGCGACCCGGCGCGAGCACTTCGACCGCGAGATCATGAACGAGTTCGGGGAGATGGGCTTCCTCGGCGCGACCCTGGACAGCCACGGCTGCGCCGGCGTCGGCTACGTCTCCTACGGCCTGATCTCGCGCGAGGTGGAGCGGGTGGACAGCGGCTATCGCTCCGCCTTCTCCGTGCAGTCCTCTCTGGTGATGTACCCGATCCACGCCTTCGGCTCCGAGGAGCAGAAGGACAAGTATCTGCCGAAGCTCCGCACCGGCGAGTTCGTCGGCTGCTTCGGCCTGACCGAGCCCGACGCCGGCTCCGATCCCAACTCCATGCGCACCCGCGCCAAGAAGGTCGATGGCGGCTATCTCGTCTCCGGCTCCAAGACCTGGATCTCCAATTCCCCGATCGCCGACGTCTTCGTGGTCTGGGCGAAGGACGACGAGGGCGTGCTGCGCGGCTTCATCCTCGAGAAGGGCATGAAGGGCCTCACCGCCCCGAAAATCGAGGGCAAGCTCTCGCTCCGCGCCTCCGTCACCGGCATGATCATGATGGACGAGGTCTTCGTGCCGGAGGAGAACCGCCTGCCCGGCGTGAAGTCCCTCGCCGGCCCCTTCTCCTGCCTCAACCGCGCCCGCTACGGCATTTCCTGGGGCGTGCTGGGCGCGGCCGAGGATTGCTGGATGCGCGCCCGCGAGTACACGCTGGGCCGCAAGATGTTCGGCAAGCCCCTGGCGCAGACTCAGCTGATCCAGAAGAAGCTGGCGGACATGCAGACCGAGATCGCGCTCGGCCTGCAGGGCGTGCTGCGGCTCGGCCGGCTTTTCGACGAGCACAAGGCCGCGCCGGAGATGATCTCCATGATGAAGCGGAACAACTGCGGCAAGGCGCTGGATATCGCCCGCGTGTCCCGCGACATGCACGGCGGCAACGGGATCGTAGACGAGTACCACGTGATCCGCCACGTCATGAACCTGGAGACGGTGAACACCTATGAGGGCACGCACGACGTGCACGCCCTTATCCTCGGCCGCGCGCAGACCGGGCTGAACGCCTTCGGCTGA
- a CDS encoding TRAM domain-containing protein — MRVTVEALGAAGDGIAREPSGGTGAGRPLFIPFALPGETVEAEPGPARGEGRAATLVAVETPSPDRVPPPCPHFGTCGGCAVQHLSPPAVAAWKAARVVEALSRAGFPGIAVEPATPSPPNSRRRADFALRRRPDGITVGFHARGSAEPFDMAACFVIDPRLLALVAPLRAMLSGLPALKRAGSAMVNLLDSGPDLWLRTDAALTPADRTKLAAFAAANGIPRIAWSREGTRDTPEIAAQSGPVQAVLAGNAVSPAPGAFLQATPQGEAAIAAAVLAGLPKRLPGKPRIIELHAGLGTLTFPLAGKGRVDAFEGAPEAAAALHAAAGRAGARVKATRRDLVRQPLLPPELNGAAALVLDPPFAGAAEQAAILARSTVPRVIYVSCNPAALSRDLVPFARAPGWRVAGAVAVDQFLWSSQVEAVVTLARGS; from the coding sequence ATGCGCGTGACAGTCGAGGCCTTGGGCGCCGCCGGGGACGGCATCGCCCGCGAACCATCGGGAGGCACGGGGGCCGGCCGCCCCCTCTTCATCCCCTTCGCCCTGCCCGGTGAGACCGTGGAGGCCGAGCCCGGCCCAGCGCGCGGCGAGGGCCGCGCCGCCACCCTTGTGGCGGTCGAGACCCCCTCCCCCGACCGCGTCCCGCCGCCCTGCCCGCATTTCGGCACCTGCGGTGGCTGCGCCGTGCAGCACCTGTCCCCGCCCGCCGTCGCCGCCTGGAAGGCCGCCCGCGTGGTGGAGGCCCTCTCCCGCGCCGGCTTCCCGGGCATCGCGGTGGAGCCGGCCACCCCCAGCCCGCCCAACAGCCGCCGCCGGGCAGACTTCGCGCTGCGGCGCCGGCCGGACGGTATCACGGTCGGCTTCCACGCCCGCGGCAGCGCCGAGCCCTTTGACATGGCGGCCTGTTTCGTGATCGACCCGCGCCTGCTTGCCCTGGTGGCCCCGCTGCGCGCGATGCTGTCGGGCCTGCCCGCCCTGAAGCGCGCGGGATCGGCCATGGTGAACCTGCTGGACAGCGGCCCGGACCTCTGGCTGCGGACCGACGCGGCGCTGACCCCGGCGGACCGCACGAAGCTTGCCGCCTTCGCGGCGGCGAACGGCATCCCCCGCATCGCCTGGTCCAGGGAGGGCACGCGCGATACGCCGGAGATCGCCGCCCAGTCCGGCCCGGTGCAGGCCGTGCTCGCGGGCAATGCCGTCAGCCCAGCCCCCGGCGCCTTCCTGCAGGCCACGCCGCAGGGCGAGGCCGCCATCGCCGCCGCCGTGCTGGCCGGGCTGCCGAAGCGGCTGCCCGGCAAGCCCCGGATCATTGAGCTGCACGCCGGCCTCGGTACCCTCACCTTCCCGCTCGCCGGCAAGGGCCGGGTGGACGCCTTCGAGGGGGCGCCCGAGGCCGCCGCCGCCCTGCACGCCGCCGCCGGCCGCGCCGGTGCCCGCGTGAAGGCGACCCGACGCGACCTGGTCCGCCAGCCGCTTCTCCCCCCCGAGCTGAACGGCGCCGCCGCGCTCGTACTGGACCCGCCCTTCGCCGGCGCCGCGGAGCAGGCCGCGATCCTTGCCCGCTCCACCGTGCCGCGGGTGATCTACGTCTCCTGCAACCCCGCCGCCCTGTCCCGGGACCTCGTCCCCTTCGCCCGGGCGCCGGGCTGGCGGGTGGCGGGCGCGGTGGCGGTAGACCAGTTCCTCTGGTCCTCCCAGGTGGAGGCGGTCGTCACCCTCGCGCGGGGGTCCTGA
- a CDS encoding MBL fold metallo-hydrolase, with amino-acid sequence MDRRALLAAGLAAPALIPAAMAQTAATAPAAAPPPPQAPGFYRFRVGTALVTMVHDGQGARPNPTQGFVRNASAEEVTTSLRAQGLDPAQITIPFTIPVVRTARGTVMFDTGNGPQTAADSRIGQLQANLSAAGIDPASIDIIAFTHFHGDHIGGLLDGSGNAAFPRARVVVPEKEWAFWMDEGQAARAPEAMRPAFANVRRRFAPYDSRIERIGDGAEVLPGLRGIDTPGHTPGHMSFQLTDGTASLMILGDLTNRPELNLANPGWHLVFDMDPTMAEATRRKVFDRVAADRTPCVAYHWPFPARGTVVKEGNGYRLLPADWSSVL; translated from the coding sequence ATGGATCGACGCGCGCTGCTTGCGGCCGGCCTCGCCGCCCCTGCCCTGATCCCGGCCGCGATGGCCCAGACTGCGGCTACCGCGCCGGCGGCCGCGCCGCCCCCGCCGCAGGCGCCCGGCTTCTACCGCTTCCGCGTCGGCACCGCCCTCGTCACCATGGTGCATGACGGCCAGGGCGCCCGCCCCAACCCGACCCAGGGCTTCGTCCGCAACGCCTCGGCGGAGGAGGTCACCACCTCCCTCCGCGCCCAGGGGCTGGACCCCGCGCAGATCACGATCCCCTTCACCATCCCCGTGGTCCGCACCGCGCGCGGCACGGTGATGTTCGACACGGGCAACGGCCCCCAGACGGCGGCCGACAGCCGGATCGGGCAGCTCCAGGCGAACCTCTCCGCGGCGGGGATCGACCCCGCCTCGATCGACATCATCGCCTTCACCCATTTCCACGGCGACCATATCGGCGGCCTGCTGGACGGCAGCGGCAACGCCGCCTTCCCGCGCGCCCGGGTCGTGGTGCCGGAAAAGGAGTGGGCCTTCTGGATGGACGAGGGTCAGGCGGCCCGCGCGCCGGAGGCCATGCGCCCGGCCTTCGCCAATGTCCGCCGCCGCTTCGCGCCCTATGATTCGCGGATCGAGCGGATCGGCGACGGCGCCGAGGTCCTGCCGGGCCTCCGCGGTATCGACACGCCCGGCCACACGCCCGGCCACATGTCCTTCCAGCTCACGGATGGTACCGCATCTCTGATGATCCTGGGCGACCTGACCAACCGGCCGGAGCTGAACCTCGCCAATCCCGGCTGGCACCTCGTCTTCGACATGGACCCGACGATGGCGGAGGCGACCCGCCGCAAGGTCTTCGACCGCGTGGCGGCGGACCGCACCCCCTGTGTCGCCTATCACTGGCCCTTCCCGGCGCGCGGGACGGTGGTGAAGGAAGGGAACGGCTACCGGCTCCTGCCCGCGGACTGGTCCAGCGTGCTGTAG
- a CDS encoding PTS sugar transporter subunit IIA has protein sequence MAIADLFPAPDGILSLGPANKAELLDMLAAEAARRLGRPEEDTEEDVLHALMAREKLGSTALGRGIALPHARLDWLQEPLAILARLTQPIDFEARDGEPVDLVFLVLWPESTPEGFLPALSGICRALRDNGLPRRLRGAGSAAEALAMLQAMDHADPDAQP, from the coding sequence ATGGCGATCGCCGACCTGTTCCCCGCCCCCGATGGCATCCTGAGCCTCGGGCCTGCGAACAAGGCCGAGCTCCTCGACATGCTCGCGGCCGAGGCTGCCCGCCGCCTTGGGCGCCCGGAGGAGGATACCGAGGAGGACGTCCTGCACGCGCTGATGGCGCGGGAGAAGCTGGGGTCCACCGCGCTGGGGCGGGGCATCGCGCTGCCGCACGCGCGGCTGGACTGGCTGCAGGAGCCCCTGGCGATCCTGGCTCGGCTGACGCAGCCGATCGACTTCGAGGCCCGCGACGGCGAGCCGGTGGATCTCGTCTTTCTCGTCCTCTGGCCGGAATCTACGCCCGAGGGTTTCCTGCCCGCCCTCTCCGGCATCTGCCGCGCGCTGCGCGACAACGGGCTGCCGCGCCGGTTGCGAGGGGCCGGTTCCGCCGCCGAGGCACTGGCGATGCTGCAGGCGATGGACCACGCCGACCCCGACGCCCAACCCTGA